Genomic window (Gemmatimonadaceae bacterium):
CCTGTCGCGCCGGACGTTCGTGTTGCGCCGGATGCGCGCGTGGCACCGGCGCGGGAGGGACGGGAAGCGTTAGGCGCCAGCGGCGCGGTTCCGCCCTTTGTGCCGTCTCGCCGTCCGACGCCAGTGACGCCCGCACTCGGCGCGCCGCTCGTGGGCCCTCCTGCGGTGCCTCGCGTGGCGGTTCCGCCGTTCGCACCGGCGAGCATCCCCGCGGCGCCGCTCGTGTCGACTCCGGATTCCGCGGTGCCGTATGCACCTGCGCCGGTCCCTGCCGAGAGCGCGCCGGCGCCGGTTCCTCCCGCGGCAGCGGCGCCTGTTTCGCCAGCGCCAGGGGCGTCTGCGTCGTTGACGTCGCCCGCCGCGCCCGCGTCTCCCGCGTCTCCCGCGCAATCGACGCCTCGGCGGCCGATCAACCCGTTCTTGTCCAACGATCCGAACCAGAAGGCGCGTCGCCTCGCGCGCGCGCTGGTGTCGGACATGGTGGCGTACCATCCGCAGAAGCGAGAGGAAGGCTCGCGCGCGGGGACGCTCAAGCAGCTCTTTCGCGAGGAGATCAAGAAGAGCTACGAGGAATACGTGGAGCAGGTGGGGCGCGAGTTCGCCGAGAGCACGACGCACTTCCAGGAAGCGCTGAACGACGTGCTGGCCGGGGGGAAGCGGCTGTTCTAGGGCAGGGGTGGCGTCGCGCGGGGTAGAACGCCGGAGCGGAGGCCACTATCTTCCGAACGCAGCAAGGCGAACACCGGACGGGCCGTTCTCCGCAGGGGAGGGCGGCTCGACTTACATGCGGACTCGCGGAGAGCACACACCGATGGCCGACACCGAACGCGCGCGCACCCTCGCCGGATATGACGAGCGGTTGACCGAGCTGCGGAGGTATCTTTGACCTCGCCGGCAAGCGCGAGAGCCTAACGGCGCTCGAGCACCAGATGACAGGCGCCGGATTCTGGGACGACCAGGAGCGCGCGCGCGACGTGGTGCAGCGGGTCAAGGCGCTCAAGGGGTGGATCGAGCCATTCGACCGGATCGAGGGACGCGTGCGCAGCGCGGCCGAACTCGACGAGCTGTTGGAGGCGGAGCCCGATGACGAGATGCGGCGAGACCTCGACCAGGAGACGTCGTCGATCGAGTCGTCGCTGCGGGAGTACGAGCTTCGGTCGCTGCTGCAGGGGCCCGACGACTTCCGCGACGCGCAAGTGGAGATCGCGGCGGGGGCGGGCGGGACGGAAGCGATGGACTGGGCGCAGATGCTCCTGCGCATGTACACGCGCTGGGCCGAGCGTCACGGGTTCTCGATCGAGATCCTCGACATGTCGGAGGGCGAGGAGGCGGGGATCAAGGGAGCGGTGGTCGAGATCAAGGGGCAGTATGCGTACGGCTTCCTGCGTCCGGAGACTGGGGTCCACCGCCTGGTGCGCATCTCGCCGTTCGACTCCAACGCCCGCCGGCACACGAGCTTTGCCTCGGTCTTCGTCTATCCCGTGGTGGACGAGGAGATCAACATCGAGATCCGCGAGGAGGACATCAAGATGGACGTCTTCCGGGCCAGCGGAGCGGGCGGTCAGCACGTCAACAAGACAAGTTCGGCGGTGCGCCTGACGCACATTCCGAGCGGTGTCGTCGTCTCGTCGCAGCAGGAGCGATCGCAGTTCAAGAACAAGGCGACGGCGATGAAGCAGCTGAAGAACAGGCTCTACCAGATCGAGGCAGACAAGCAGGCGGCCGCGAAGGCCAAGCTCGACGCCACCAAGTCCGACGTGTCCTTCGGGAGCCAGATTCGCAGCTACGTCTTCCAGCCGTACACCATGGTGAACGACCACCGCACCGAACTGAAGATCCCCGATGTGCAGCGCATCATGGACGGCGACATCGACGCGTTCATCGAGGCGTACCTCAAGCAATTTGGCGCCGGCGCGCCGGGCGCCTCGGAGATGGCATGAGCGAGGACCTCAACTTTGTCCTGAAGGCCCGGCGCGAGAAGCTGGCGCAGCTCGAGTCGTTAGGCGTGGCGCCCTTCGCGTACGGATTTGACGCGACGCACGACACCGTGCAGGCGCTGCGCGCCCTGCCGGCCGGTGAGGAGGAGGGGCCGCGCGTGGCGGTGGCCGGCCGCATCGTGGCCTGGCGCCCGCACGGCAAGACGATTTTCGGGCACGTGGCCGACACGCACTCGCGCCTGCAGGTGTACTTCCGCAAGGACGAACTGGGCGAGGAGGTCTTCGCCCAGTTGGCGTTGTTCGACATCGGCGACATCATCGGCGTGGACGGGACGCTGTTCCGCACACGCACGGGCGAGACGACGGTGAAGGTCGCACGCGCCACGATGCTCGCGAAGTCGCTGCGCCCGCTCCCGTACGGCAAGGACGAGATCGTGGACGGGAAGGTCGTGCGGCATTCCGGCTTTGCCGACCCGGAGATGCGCTATCGCCAGCGCTACGCCGACCTGGCGGTGAACGCCGACGTGCGGCGCCGCTTCGTGGCCCGCTCGCGGATGATCACCGAGGTGCGCCGCGCGCTGGACGCGCTGGGCTATCTCGAGGTGGAGACGCCCGTGTTGCAGCCGCTGTACGGCGGCGCGGCGGCGCGCCCGTTCACCACGCACCACAACGCGCTCGACATGCCGCTCTACCTGCGGATTGCCGACGAGCTGTACCTCAAGCGCCTGGTGGTGGGCGGGCTCGACCGCGTGTACGAGATCGGCCACGACTTCCGGAACGAGGGGATCGACCGGACGCACAATCCGGAGTTCACGATGCTCGAGTTCTACGAGGCGTATGCCGACTACACCGTGATGATGGGGCGCGTGGAGTCGCTGCTCATTCGCGCCTCGGATGCGGTGCGGGGGGTGCTGTCGCCGGACGCGGTCGGTGCGGAGGAGCGATTGCTGCTGACGGACGAGGGGTGCGTCGACGTCCCGCGCTTCACGCCGCCCTTTCCGCGCATCGAGTGGGTCCCGTCGCTCAACCAGGCGCTGGGCGCCGATTGCATGAGGGCCGACCTCGCGTCGCTGCGGCAGATGGCGCACCGGATCGGCGTCCACAAGGTGGAGTCGCTCTCCCGCCCCAAGCTGCTGGACGAGATGTTCCAGGCGCTGGTGGAGTCACGGATCGACGCGCCGACCTTCGTGGTGGACTACCCGGTTGAGCTTTCGCCGCTCGCCAAGCCCAAGCGTGGCGTGGAAGGACTCACCGAGCGCTTCGAGCTGTTCGCCAAGGGAAAGGAATTGGCGAACGCCTTCAGCGAGCTCAACGACCCGCTCGACCAGCGCCGCCGCTTCGAGGCGCAGGCGCGGCTCAAGGCGGAGGGCGACGAGGAGGCGAGCGGCGTCGACGAGGACTATTTGCGCGCGATGGAGTACGGAATGCCGCCGATGGGTGGCGTTGGGATCGGGATGGACCGATTGTTCATGTACCTCTCGTCGTCGGCCAACATCCGCGACGTGATCCTCTTTCCCACGATGCGCCCCGAATGAGCGGGATCGAGTTCGACATCGCCTGGCGATACCTGCGCAGCCGGCGCGGGAGCAAGCTGCTGTCCTTCATTAGCGTGATCGCCATCGGCGGCGTGATCGTGGGCGTCAGCGCGCTGATCGTCGTCATGGGGGTGATGAACGGACTGCAGCGAGACCTGCGCGAGAAGATCCTCATCGGCTCGCCCGACATTCGCGTGCTGAGCTACGGCGAGGACCTCACGATCAACGACTGGCAGTCGGTGATGGCGCGGGTGAAGAAGGAGCCCGGGGTCACCGCGGTGGCGCCGTTCGTCCTCACGCAGGGGCTGCTGAGCACGGGACACGACTACGTGGAAGGGGCGTACGTCTCGGGCATCGAGCCGCAG
Coding sequences:
- a CDS encoding zinc-ribbon domain-containing protein produces the protein MNVSCPDCHSVFRVDPAKVTGANLRARCSICGGLIPVGASVRWADEFPSSTARAPEAIPARAERESSAATPYAPPIVAADAPTSAAAPPAADVRDAASAASAAHAATSNAAGAASVRDVAPLAAIPSERAPTPPVAPDVRVAPDARVAPAREGREALGASGAVPPFVPSRRPTPVTPALGAPLVGPPAVPRVAVPPFAPASIPAAPLVSTPDSAVPYAPAPVPAESAPAPVPPAAAAPVSPAPGASASLTSPAAPASPASPAQSTPRRPINPFLSNDPNQKARRLARALVSDMVAYHPQKREEGSRAGTLKQLFREEIKKSYEEYVEQVGREFAESTTHFQEALNDVLAGGKRLF
- the prfB gene encoding peptide chain release factor 2, whose amino-acid sequence is MFDLAGKRESLTALEHQMTGAGFWDDQERARDVVQRVKALKGWIEPFDRIEGRVRSAAELDELLEAEPDDEMRRDLDQETSSIESSLREYELRSLLQGPDDFRDAQVEIAAGAGGTEAMDWAQMLLRMYTRWAERHGFSIEILDMSEGEEAGIKGAVVEIKGQYAYGFLRPETGVHRLVRISPFDSNARRHTSFASVFVYPVVDEEINIEIREEDIKMDVFRASGAGGQHVNKTSSAVRLTHIPSGVVVSSQQERSQFKNKATAMKQLKNRLYQIEADKQAAAKAKLDATKSDVSFGSQIRSYVFQPYTMVNDHRTELKIPDVQRIMDGDIDAFIEAYLKQFGAGAPGASEMA
- the lysS gene encoding lysine--tRNA ligase; this translates as MSEDLNFVLKARREKLAQLESLGVAPFAYGFDATHDTVQALRALPAGEEEGPRVAVAGRIVAWRPHGKTIFGHVADTHSRLQVYFRKDELGEEVFAQLALFDIGDIIGVDGTLFRTRTGETTVKVARATMLAKSLRPLPYGKDEIVDGKVVRHSGFADPEMRYRQRYADLAVNADVRRRFVARSRMITEVRRALDALGYLEVETPVLQPLYGGAAARPFTTHHNALDMPLYLRIADELYLKRLVVGGLDRVYEIGHDFRNEGIDRTHNPEFTMLEFYEAYADYTVMMGRVESLLIRASDAVRGVLSPDAVGAEERLLLTDEGCVDVPRFTPPFPRIEWVPSLNQALGADCMRADLASLRQMAHRIGVHKVESLSRPKLLDEMFQALVESRIDAPTFVVDYPVELSPLAKPKRGVEGLTERFELFAKGKELANAFSELNDPLDQRRRFEAQARLKAEGDEEASGVDEDYLRAMEYGMPPMGGVGIGMDRLFMYLSSSANIRDVILFPTMRPE